Proteins from a genomic interval of Rhodococcoides fascians A25f:
- a CDS encoding amino acid ABC transporter ATP-binding protein translates to MTDLLEVSALKKSFGPLEVLKDISFTVPSGTVTVIIGPSGSGKTTVLRTLNALDRADAGVIRIGDVSVDFAQPVGAPQLRHFRAQSGMVFQSHNLFPHKTVLQNIIEGPVIVQKRAKDDAIRDAHAILDQIGLDAKSDQYPFQLSGGQQQRVGIARALALHPKLMLFDEPTSALDPELVGEVLAVIKSLAAEGWTMVIVTHEIRFAQQVADQVLFIENGVVLERGTPEQVLVNPTEPRTRQFLQRILA, encoded by the coding sequence ATGACAGACCTGCTGGAAGTTTCCGCTCTGAAGAAGTCGTTCGGGCCACTCGAGGTGCTGAAGGACATCTCGTTCACCGTTCCGTCCGGGACGGTCACCGTCATCATCGGGCCGTCCGGATCCGGCAAGACCACGGTGCTTCGCACGTTGAACGCACTCGACCGAGCCGACGCAGGGGTCATCCGAATCGGCGACGTGTCGGTGGATTTCGCTCAGCCCGTCGGCGCGCCGCAACTGCGTCACTTCCGCGCCCAGAGTGGCATGGTGTTCCAGAGCCACAACCTGTTTCCGCACAAGACGGTGCTGCAGAACATCATCGAGGGACCGGTGATCGTGCAGAAGCGCGCCAAGGACGACGCCATTCGCGATGCACACGCAATCCTCGACCAGATCGGCCTCGACGCCAAGTCCGATCAATACCCGTTCCAGCTCTCCGGCGGCCAGCAACAGCGCGTCGGAATTGCTCGCGCCCTCGCCCTGCACCCCAAACTAATGCTGTTCGACGAGCCCACCTCGGCCCTCGATCCCGAACTCGTGGGCGAAGTGCTGGCCGTCATCAAAAGCCTTGCCGCCGAAGGCTGGACGATGGTGATCGTGACGCACGAAATCCGCTTCGCGCAGCAGGTCGCCGATCAGGTGCTGTTCATCGAGAACGGCGTCGTCCTCGAACGCGGCACGCCGGAGCAGGTGCTCGTGAATCCGACGGAGCCCCGTACCCGGCAGTTCCTGCAGCGGATATTGGCCTAG
- a CDS encoding ABC transporter permease subunit (The N-terminal region of this protein, as described by TIGR01726, is a three transmembrane segment that identifies a subfamily of ABC transporter permease subunits, which specificities that include histidine, arginine, glutamine, glutamate, L-cystine (sic), the opines (in Agrobacterium) octopine and nopaline, etc.) — MVRRSTLALVAILIAILGLSGCSSSSQSLLDRVRDDGVLVVGTEGTYSPFSYQGADGQLTGYDIDVITAVGAELGVRVDFVQTPFDSIFAGLQSQRFDLIANQVSITPARQSAYDLSTPYTVSEGQILTAADDSTISTLADLAGKTTAQSSTSNWAEVAANAGANVEAVEGFVQAVTLVKDGRVDATVNDSLAIAEYLQQTGDTGVKIAGETGDTTLQSFVARKNSGLMDEVDTAVDTLRENGTIAEISNKYFGSDVAAPTADTEVPVSEDAGTTAPSKMQLVLDNLWPMLKATVTMTIPLTAISFVVGLVIALAVALARISSMKPLAAVARFYVSIIRGTPLLLQLFIIFYGLPQFGIVISPFPAAVVAFSLNVGGYAAEVIRAAILSVPKGQWEAAQTIGMGYRTTLQRIVLPQALRTAVPPLSNTLISLVKDTSLASTILVTELLRVAQLAAAPTFDFFTLYSVAALYYWLICIVLSFFQGKLEVRLDRYVAK; from the coding sequence ATGGTGCGCAGATCTACCCTTGCTCTGGTCGCGATTCTGATCGCCATACTGGGGTTGTCCGGATGCAGCTCGTCCTCGCAGTCGTTGCTGGACCGCGTCCGCGACGACGGGGTGCTGGTGGTCGGCACCGAAGGCACCTACAGCCCGTTCAGCTATCAGGGCGCGGACGGGCAGCTCACCGGGTACGACATCGACGTGATCACCGCAGTCGGTGCCGAATTGGGGGTGCGTGTCGACTTCGTGCAGACCCCGTTCGATTCGATATTCGCCGGCCTGCAATCCCAGCGATTCGACCTCATCGCCAACCAGGTCTCGATCACCCCGGCCCGGCAATCGGCATACGACCTGTCCACGCCCTACACGGTGTCGGAAGGTCAGATCCTCACCGCTGCAGACGACTCCACTATTTCGACTCTGGCCGACCTGGCAGGCAAGACCACCGCCCAATCCTCGACGAGCAACTGGGCCGAGGTCGCGGCGAACGCAGGAGCCAACGTCGAAGCCGTCGAGGGATTCGTCCAGGCCGTCACCCTCGTCAAGGACGGCCGCGTCGACGCCACCGTCAACGACTCCCTTGCGATCGCCGAATACCTACAGCAGACCGGCGATACCGGTGTGAAAATCGCCGGCGAGACCGGGGACACGACACTGCAATCCTTCGTGGCCCGCAAGAACAGCGGCCTGATGGACGAGGTCGATACGGCCGTCGACACGCTGCGCGAGAACGGCACCATCGCCGAGATCTCGAACAAGTACTTCGGTAGCGACGTCGCCGCTCCGACGGCCGACACCGAGGTCCCCGTGAGCGAGGACGCGGGAACCACTGCACCGTCGAAAATGCAGTTGGTGCTCGACAACCTGTGGCCGATGCTGAAAGCCACTGTCACCATGACCATTCCGTTGACGGCCATCAGTTTTGTCGTCGGACTCGTCATCGCCCTCGCGGTCGCGTTGGCTCGAATCTCGTCGATGAAGCCGCTCGCCGCAGTCGCTCGGTTCTACGTCTCGATCATTCGCGGCACTCCCCTACTGCTGCAACTGTTCATCATCTTCTACGGGCTACCGCAGTTCGGCATCGTGATCTCACCGTTCCCGGCCGCAGTGGTCGCGTTCTCGTTGAACGTCGGTGGTTATGCCGCCGAGGTCATCCGTGCCGCGATACTGAGCGTGCCCAAGGGACAATGGGAGGCCGCGCAGACCATCGGCATGGGATACCGAACCACGTTGCAGCGCATCGTGCTTCCGCAAGCACTACGCACCGCGGTACCACCGTTGTCGAACACGCTGATCTCGCTGGTCAAGGACACCTCGCTCGCGTCGACCATCCTGGTGACCGAGCTGCTGCGCGTCGCGCAACTCGCGGCGGCACCGACCTTCGACTTCTTCACCCTCTACTCCGTTGCAGCGCTCTACTACTGGCTGATCTGCATCGTTCTCTCGTTCTTCCAAGGCAAGCTCGAAGTCCGACTCGACAGGTACGTGGCGAAATGA
- a CDS encoding xanthine dehydrogenase family protein molybdopterin-binding subunit — protein sequence MTASIGQSIRRTESIAKVTGRARYAAEQPPAVGQLYAWYVPATVPAGTVEHVELGADSSVHAVLWHGNAEKLGEVEDAELHVLQSNTVAYRGQIVAVVVADTLQDARAAAAGVQVRYGDVRSPDNTLTAEHSSLYAPESVNAGFPTDVTVGDPDAALGTAEHVIDSWYSTAPMHNSPMEPHATTAQWSDDVLTLWDSTQAPSGVQGDLATAFGLEPENVRVIAENVGGGFGAKGSTRPNAVLAAMAARATGKTVKLVLPRQALFDVVGYRTPTLNHVRLGADSSGALTAIAHDSFQQTSTIFEFCEQTSESTRHIYAAPNRRTTHRLAKLDVGTPRWMRAPGEAPGMFAVETAIDELAEATGIDPIELRIRNEPAVDPASGNPFSSRSVVQCLREGAEKFGWDRRVSTPGQRREDNVLVGMGVATASYPVLISPSTAAARVEQDGTITVSVAASDIGTGARTVLRQIAADALEVDADTVTLELGDSALPKAPGAGGSSGTSSWGWAVTKVCHELKSQGSYEPGNSAEADTTDDVEGQKELARMAFGAQFAEVAVDIDTGEVRVRRMLGVFGIGAVMNPRLARSQLIGGMTFGLGMALMESGIVDHEFGGFANHDLAEYHIPACADVTDLEAVWIDEVDTELAPMGGKGIGEIGAVGSSAAIGNAVYNATGVRVRDLPITLDKVLERLRRM from the coding sequence ATGACGGCCTCGATCGGACAGTCGATTCGGCGTACCGAGTCCATCGCCAAGGTCACCGGTAGGGCGCGCTACGCCGCCGAACAGCCGCCGGCCGTCGGGCAGTTGTATGCCTGGTACGTGCCCGCAACAGTTCCCGCCGGGACGGTCGAACACGTCGAACTCGGTGCCGACTCCTCGGTGCACGCCGTCCTGTGGCACGGCAACGCCGAGAAGCTCGGCGAGGTCGAGGACGCCGAACTGCATGTGCTGCAGTCGAATACCGTTGCCTATCGCGGTCAGATCGTGGCCGTCGTCGTGGCCGACACCCTCCAGGATGCCCGCGCCGCCGCAGCCGGCGTGCAGGTGCGGTACGGCGATGTTCGCTCACCCGACAACACGCTGACCGCCGAGCACAGCTCGCTGTACGCGCCCGAATCCGTCAACGCAGGGTTCCCCACCGATGTCACGGTCGGCGATCCGGATGCTGCGTTGGGGACGGCCGAGCACGTGATCGACAGCTGGTACTCGACGGCTCCGATGCACAACAGTCCTATGGAGCCGCATGCCACCACGGCGCAGTGGTCCGATGACGTTCTGACACTGTGGGATTCGACGCAGGCACCGTCGGGCGTTCAAGGTGATCTGGCTACGGCGTTCGGTCTCGAACCCGAGAACGTTCGCGTGATCGCAGAGAACGTCGGCGGCGGATTCGGAGCGAAGGGCAGCACTCGGCCCAATGCGGTCCTCGCCGCGATGGCTGCGCGGGCCACCGGCAAGACCGTCAAGCTGGTCCTGCCGAGGCAGGCGCTGTTCGATGTCGTCGGATACCGCACCCCGACGCTCAATCATGTTCGCCTGGGTGCTGATTCGAGCGGCGCACTGACGGCGATCGCGCACGATTCGTTTCAGCAGACCAGTACGATCTTCGAGTTCTGCGAGCAGACCTCGGAATCGACTCGGCACATCTACGCGGCGCCGAACCGTCGCACAACCCACCGACTCGCGAAGCTGGACGTCGGAACGCCGCGATGGATGCGGGCACCCGGCGAAGCGCCCGGCATGTTCGCCGTCGAAACGGCCATCGACGAGCTGGCCGAGGCCACCGGAATCGACCCGATCGAGTTGCGCATTCGCAACGAGCCCGCCGTCGACCCTGCGAGCGGGAACCCGTTCAGCTCACGCAGCGTGGTGCAATGCCTACGCGAGGGTGCCGAGAAGTTCGGCTGGGACCGTCGGGTCTCGACGCCGGGACAGCGTAGAGAAGACAACGTCCTGGTGGGCATGGGGGTCGCGACGGCCAGCTACCCGGTGCTGATTTCGCCGAGTACTGCGGCGGCGCGAGTGGAGCAGGACGGCACGATCACGGTGTCCGTCGCTGCGTCGGACATCGGTACCGGTGCGCGGACCGTGCTGCGACAGATTGCCGCCGACGCTCTCGAAGTCGACGCGGATACCGTCACACTCGAACTCGGCGACAGCGCACTGCCGAAAGCGCCTGGTGCCGGCGGCTCCTCGGGTACCTCGTCGTGGGGCTGGGCCGTCACCAAGGTGTGTCACGAGCTGAAATCCCAGGGTTCCTACGAGCCGGGCAACTCGGCCGAGGCCGATACGACCGATGACGTGGAGGGGCAGAAGGAGCTGGCGCGCATGGCTTTCGGCGCTCAGTTCGCCGAGGTTGCCGTGGACATCGACACCGGTGAGGTACGGGTGCGTCGGATGCTCGGGGTGTTCGGCATCGGCGCGGTGATGAATCCACGGCTGGCTCGGTCTCAGCTCATCGGCGGCATGACGTTCGGGCTCGGGATGGCGCTGATGGAAAGTGGCATCGTCGATCACGAGTTCGGCGGGTTCGCCAACCACGATCTCGCCGAGTATCACATCCCGGCGTGTGCGGACGTCACCGATCTCGAGGCCGTGTGGATCGACGAGGTCGATACGGAACTCGCGCCGATGGGCGGCAAGGGAATCGGTGAGATCGGTGCGGTCGGTTCCTCGGCGGCCATCGGTAATGCGGTCTACAACGCCACCGGCGTCCGAGTCCGCGACCTGCCGATCACCCTGGACAAGGTGCTAGAGCGGCTTCGCCGCATGTGA